A single genomic interval of Oryza sativa Japonica Group chromosome 7, ASM3414082v1 harbors:
- the LOC4343162 gene encoding uncharacterized protein isoform X4, giving the protein MTCRMAAGKQKKRIIRSTNSDQNRTWKKSKVESSNCHISLKSQIALKWDDYQKRVVPQKEQVGILWSDLAPFIDSRQKHDSGLADVTYIPPETFSLENLRSVLSYKVWDTCLTEADRKFLIQFLPTEIDAEENVHLLLKGQNYHFGNPSLSWSSSLCYGDTHPDALLNKEKQIRADEKAYRVNLNNYHSNMVESLKKWKKRWLSSDDPEIMFRDNNLAKHKQGDTRPKVTSSEMPLKVAQSSDVSKFMSYIEISRTQHNLVKSMKQSGDGIKTKHLTRVIGNLDKFHVKPYGTLIDDEQRRLREHWLNISCNDIPAAFEVLKNNRVTTEKLRNLLGLELGEKNVSIMRKADSWKSYVPASDFMVRVDA; this is encoded by the exons ATGACCTGCAGAATGGCAGCAGGCAAGCAAAAGAAACGTATAATAAGGTCTACTAACTCAGATCAAAACAGGACATGGAAGAAGTCAAAAGTTGAGTCTTCTAATTGCCATATAAGTTTGAAGTCTCAAATTGCTCTTAAATGGGATGACTATCAAAAGAGAGTGGTTCCCCAAAAGGAACAAGTTGGGATTTTGTGGTCAGACTTGGCACCATTCATAGATTCCAGACAGAAGCATGATTCAGGGCTGGCTGATGTTACATATATTCCTCCAGAGACATTTTCCTTGGAGAACTTGAGAAGTGTGCTGTCCTATAAG GTTTGGGATACATGTCTGACAGAAGCTGACAGAAAGTTTCTCATACAGTTTCTTCCAACTGAGATTGATGCAGAAGAAAATGTTCATTTATTGCTTAAAGGCCAAAATTATCACTTTGGAAATCCTTCCCTCAGCTG GTCCTCCTCTCTTTGCTATGGTGATACTCACCCAGATGCCTTACTTAATAAGGAGAAGCAAATTAGAGCTGACGAGAAGGCATATCGTGTTAACCTGAATAACTACCATTCCAA CATGGTTGAGTCCTTGAAGAAATGGAAGAAGAGATGGCTAAGTTCTGATGATCCAGAAATAATGTTCAG GGATAATAACCTTGCTAAACACAAGCAAGGAGATACGCGACCAAAAGTTACCAGTAGTGAAATGCCCTTGAAGGTTGCACAGAGTAGTGATGTTTCGAAGTTTATGTCATATATTGAG ATCAGCAGAACACAGCACAACCTTGTTAAGAGCATGAAGCAGTCTGGTGATGGCATTAAAACCAAGCATCTTACTCGTGTAATTGGTAACCTTGATAAATTCCATGTAAAACCATATGGAACATTAATAGATGATGAACAGAGGAGACTGCGTGAACATTG GTTGAACATATCCTGCAATGATATACCTGCTGCTTTCGAGGTCCTTAAGAACAATAGGGTGACAACAGAGAAACTGAGAAATTTACTTGGTCTTGAGCTAGGCGAAAAGAATGTATCTATCATGAGAAAG GCTGATTCTTGGAAGTCGTATGTCCCAGCCTCTGACTTCATGGTTCGTGTTGATGCTTAG
- the LOC4343162 gene encoding uncharacterized protein LOC4343162, giving the protein MTCRMAAGKQKKRIIRSTNSDQNRTWKKSKVESSNCHISLKSQIALKWDDYQKRVVPQKEQVGILWSDLAPFIDSRQKHDSGLADVTYIPPETFSLENLRSVLSYKVWDTCLTEADRKFLIQFLPTEIDAEENVHLLLKGQNYHFGNPSLSWSSSLCYGDTHPDALLNKEKQIRADEKAYRVNLNNYHSNMVESLKKWKKRWLSSDDPEIMFRDNNLAKHKQGDTRPKVTSSEMPLKVAQSSDVSKFMSYIEISRTQHNLVKSMKQSGDGIKTKHLTRVIGNLDKFHVKPYGTLIDDEQRRLREHWLNISCNDIPAAFEVLKNNRVTTEKLRNLLGLELGEKNVSIMRKVRCD; this is encoded by the exons ATGACCTGCAGAATGGCAGCAGGCAAGCAAAAGAAACGTATAATAAGGTCTACTAACTCAGATCAAAACAGGACATGGAAGAAGTCAAAAGTTGAGTCTTCTAATTGCCATATAAGTTTGAAGTCTCAAATTGCTCTTAAATGGGATGACTATCAAAAGAGAGTGGTTCCCCAAAAGGAACAAGTTGGGATTTTGTGGTCAGACTTGGCACCATTCATAGATTCCAGACAGAAGCATGATTCAGGGCTGGCTGATGTTACATATATTCCTCCAGAGACATTTTCCTTGGAGAACTTGAGAAGTGTGCTGTCCTATAAG GTTTGGGATACATGTCTGACAGAAGCTGACAGAAAGTTTCTCATACAGTTTCTTCCAACTGAGATTGATGCAGAAGAAAATGTTCATTTATTGCTTAAAGGCCAAAATTATCACTTTGGAAATCCTTCCCTCAGCTG GTCCTCCTCTCTTTGCTATGGTGATACTCACCCAGATGCCTTACTTAATAAGGAGAAGCAAATTAGAGCTGACGAGAAGGCATATCGTGTTAACCTGAATAACTACCATTCCAA CATGGTTGAGTCCTTGAAGAAATGGAAGAAGAGATGGCTAAGTTCTGATGATCCAGAAATAATGTTCAG GGATAATAACCTTGCTAAACACAAGCAAGGAGATACGCGACCAAAAGTTACCAGTAGTGAAATGCCCTTGAAGGTTGCACAGAGTAGTGATGTTTCGAAGTTTATGTCATATATTGAG ATCAGCAGAACACAGCACAACCTTGTTAAGAGCATGAAGCAGTCTGGTGATGGCATTAAAACCAAGCATCTTACTCGTGTAATTGGTAACCTTGATAAATTCCATGTAAAACCATATGGAACATTAATAGATGATGAACAGAGGAGACTGCGTGAACATTG GTTGAACATATCCTGCAATGATATACCTGCTGCTTTCGAGGTCCTTAAGAACAATAGGGTGACAACAGAGAAACTGAGAAATTTACTTGGTCTTGAGCTAGGCGAAAAGAATGTATCTATCATGAGAAAGGTTCGCTGTGACTAA
- the LOC4343162 gene encoding uncharacterized protein isoform X3 translates to MTCRMAAGKQKKRIIRSTNSDQNRTWKKSKVESSNCHISLKSQIALKWDDYQKRVVPQKEQVGILWSDLAPFIDSRQKHDSGLADVTYIPPETFSLENLRSVLSYKVWDTCLTEADRKFLIQFLPTEIDAEENVHLLLKGQNYHFGNPSLSWSSSLCYGDTHPDALLNKEKQIRADEKAYRVNLNNYHSNMVESLKKWKKRWLSSDDPEIMFRDNNLAKHKQGDTRPKVTSSEMPLKVAQSSDVSKFMSYIEISRTQHNLVKSMKQSGDGIKTKHLTRVIGNLDKFHVKPYGTLIDDEQRRLREHWLNISCNDIPAAFEVLKNNRVTTEKLRNLLGLELGEKNVSIMRKADQLAGITKELGQHGACENDGSTDLQDALVEQLSEDMLQGGNDHCPSRQDCDDDETKHIETSADHHDSQGRENSDLQAQDYKGTSCADRSISFCASNVEEQNEDFVNTKFSNDGPDVQAEDFKEISYTDTTIIDHSPERRQIKTTCYTTAPIDTRESQNTQAQSLEGITYTGPSMHAHEQNQGLKGTRYKIMIDKGHSANDISLVNSYPEMNDVTMDSKEVENTTVIPSNSSTLLSNTSGGQIPVEEHLNGQAAKGVKDLWELPEPDDSYYLPLENSSVYNGSGGLQIGHRHLPAGQQGSVVCMENGILSQQQSQVTIAAAFPMDNPASFMQPCSNRQSNGQVQTVANDIGMLPYSLEHTDCIGQSTDLHSLDNNRFSQPTHFPSPLQEQQLVDQSNSVLYDELHKNLYSDVSFQTKGNNSILEQHSFASSGSMDHRYNRFPQEHQPHDNWPAMESNNCLPQAFPVGSSNTDGSLFSALAQYRLPSSSLHMQSG, encoded by the exons ATGACCTGCAGAATGGCAGCAGGCAAGCAAAAGAAACGTATAATAAGGTCTACTAACTCAGATCAAAACAGGACATGGAAGAAGTCAAAAGTTGAGTCTTCTAATTGCCATATAAGTTTGAAGTCTCAAATTGCTCTTAAATGGGATGACTATCAAAAGAGAGTGGTTCCCCAAAAGGAACAAGTTGGGATTTTGTGGTCAGACTTGGCACCATTCATAGATTCCAGACAGAAGCATGATTCAGGGCTGGCTGATGTTACATATATTCCTCCAGAGACATTTTCCTTGGAGAACTTGAGAAGTGTGCTGTCCTATAAG GTTTGGGATACATGTCTGACAGAAGCTGACAGAAAGTTTCTCATACAGTTTCTTCCAACTGAGATTGATGCAGAAGAAAATGTTCATTTATTGCTTAAAGGCCAAAATTATCACTTTGGAAATCCTTCCCTCAGCTG GTCCTCCTCTCTTTGCTATGGTGATACTCACCCAGATGCCTTACTTAATAAGGAGAAGCAAATTAGAGCTGACGAGAAGGCATATCGTGTTAACCTGAATAACTACCATTCCAA CATGGTTGAGTCCTTGAAGAAATGGAAGAAGAGATGGCTAAGTTCTGATGATCCAGAAATAATGTTCAG GGATAATAACCTTGCTAAACACAAGCAAGGAGATACGCGACCAAAAGTTACCAGTAGTGAAATGCCCTTGAAGGTTGCACAGAGTAGTGATGTTTCGAAGTTTATGTCATATATTGAG ATCAGCAGAACACAGCACAACCTTGTTAAGAGCATGAAGCAGTCTGGTGATGGCATTAAAACCAAGCATCTTACTCGTGTAATTGGTAACCTTGATAAATTCCATGTAAAACCATATGGAACATTAATAGATGATGAACAGAGGAGACTGCGTGAACATTG GTTGAACATATCCTGCAATGATATACCTGCTGCTTTCGAGGTCCTTAAGAACAATAGGGTGACAACAGAGAAACTGAGAAATTTACTTGGTCTTGAGCTAGGCGAAAAGAATGTATCTATCATGAGAAAG GCAGACCAGTTAGCAGGCATAACAAAAGAGCTTGGTCAACATGGTGCCTGCGAAAATGACGGCAGCACTGATTTGCAGGATGCTCTGGTAGAACAGTTGTCTGAAGATATGTTGCAAGGTGGTAATGATCATTGCCCATCTCGTCAAGATTGTGATGATGATGAAACCAAGCATATTGAAACATCTGCTGACCATCATGATAGTCAGGGTAGGGAGAACTCTGATTTGCAAGCCCAAGATTACAAGGGCACCAGCTGTGCAGATAGAAGCATTTCATTCTGTGCCAGCAACGTAGAGGAGCAGAATGAAGATTTCGTGAATACAAAATTCAGTAATGATGGTCCAGATGTTCAAGCTGAAGATTTCAAAGAAATAAGCTATACAGATACAACTATTATTGATCATAGCCCAGAGAGACGGCAGATCAAGACTACCTGTTATACAACCGCTCCCATTGACACTCGTGAGAGCCAAAATACACAAGCTCAAAGTCTTGAGGGCATTACTTACACAGGGCCATCAATGCATGCTCATGAGCAAAATCAGGGCCTGAAAGGCACCAGATACAAAATTATGATAGACAAAGGCCATAGTGCAAATGATATTTCTTTAGTAAACAGTTATCCAGAGATGAATGATGTAACTATGGATTCGAAAGAGGTTGAGAATACTACAGTGATACCATCAAACAGTTCCACATTGCTTTCCAACACCTCAGGGGGACAAATTCCTGTGGAAGAACATCTAAATGGTCAAGCAGCAAAAGGTGTTAAAGATTTATGGGAGTTGCCTGAACCTGATGATTCCTATTACCTTCCACTGGAGAATAGTAGCGTGTATAATGGTTCAGGTGGCTTACAGATTGGGCATAGACATCTCCCTGCTGGACAACAGGGTTCTGTAGTTTGCATGGAGAATGGTATTTTAAGTCAGCAGCAGTCACAAGTCACCATTGCGGCTGCCTTCCCAATGGACAATCCAGCGTCATTTATGCAACCTTGTTCAAACCGGCAAAGCAATGGTCAGGTCCAGACAGTAGCAAATGACATTGGAATGCTTCCTTACTCCCTTGAACATACAGATTGCATTGGGCAGTCAACTGATTTGCATTCTTTGGACAACAACCGATTCTCTCAGCCCACTCACTTTCCCAGTCCCTTGCAGGAGCAACAGTTGGTTGATCAGAGCAACAGTGTCCTTTATGATGAACTTCACAAGAATTTGTATTCTGATGTGAGTTTTCAAACTAAAGGAAACAATTCTATCCTTGAACAGCATTCTTTCGCTTCTTCTGGTTCTATGGATCATAGATATAACCGCTTCCCTCAGGAGCACCAGCCACATGATAATTGGCCTGCAATGGAGTCAAATAACTGCTTGCCCCAGGCCTTTCCAGTTGGAAGCAGCAACACAGATGGAAGCCTCTTCAGTGCTTTGGCCCAGTACAGACTACCGTCATCGTCGCTACACATGCAATCTG GCTGA
- the LOC4343162 gene encoding uncharacterized protein isoform X2 — MTCRMAAGKQKKRIIRSTNSDQNRTWKKSKVESSNCHISLKSQIALKWDDYQKRVVPQKEQVGILWSDLAPFIDSRQKHDSGLADVTYIPPETFSLENLRSVLSYKVWDTCLTEADRKFLIQFLPTEIDAEENVHLLLKGQNYHFGNPSLSWSSSLCYGDTHPDALLNKEKQIRADEKAYRVNLNNYHSNMVESLKKWKKRWLSSDDPEIMFRDNNLAKHKQGDTRPKVTSSEMPLKVAQSSDVSKFMSYIEISRTQHNLVKSMKQSGDGIKTKHLTRVIGNLDKFHVKPYGTLIDDEQRRLREHWLNISCNDIPAAFEVLKNNRVTTEKLRNLLGLELGEKNVSIMRKDALVEQLSEDMLQGGNDHCPSRQDCDDDETKHIETSADHHDSQGRENSDLQAQDYKGTSCADRSISFCASNVEEQNEDFVNTKFSNDGPDVQAEDFKEISYTDTTIIDHSPERRQIKTTCYTTAPIDTRESQNTQAQSLEGITYTGPSMHAHEQNQGLKGTRYKIMIDKGHSANDISLVNSYPEMNDVTMDSKEVENTTVIPSNSSTLLSNTSGGQIPVEEHLNGQAAKGVKDLWELPEPDDSYYLPLENSSVYNGSGGLQIGHRHLPAGQQGSVVCMENGILSQQQSQVTIAAAFPMDNPASFMQPCSNRQSNGQVQTVANDIGMLPYSLEHTDCIGQSTDLHSLDNNRFSQPTHFPSPLQEQQLVDQSNSVLYDELHKNLYSDVSFQTKGNNSILEQHSFASSGSMDHRYNRFPQEHQPHDNWPAMESNNCLPQAFPVGSSNTDGSLFSALAQYRLPSSSLHMQSGRSSPSQLLEIRNQVPMSGSFVPRTQGTNLQAPSIYGYTQNLPSSSSSHVASVGSLNNMQWTNLIQQNPGMPNLTNRQFRGPWTR; from the exons ATGACCTGCAGAATGGCAGCAGGCAAGCAAAAGAAACGTATAATAAGGTCTACTAACTCAGATCAAAACAGGACATGGAAGAAGTCAAAAGTTGAGTCTTCTAATTGCCATATAAGTTTGAAGTCTCAAATTGCTCTTAAATGGGATGACTATCAAAAGAGAGTGGTTCCCCAAAAGGAACAAGTTGGGATTTTGTGGTCAGACTTGGCACCATTCATAGATTCCAGACAGAAGCATGATTCAGGGCTGGCTGATGTTACATATATTCCTCCAGAGACATTTTCCTTGGAGAACTTGAGAAGTGTGCTGTCCTATAAG GTTTGGGATACATGTCTGACAGAAGCTGACAGAAAGTTTCTCATACAGTTTCTTCCAACTGAGATTGATGCAGAAGAAAATGTTCATTTATTGCTTAAAGGCCAAAATTATCACTTTGGAAATCCTTCCCTCAGCTG GTCCTCCTCTCTTTGCTATGGTGATACTCACCCAGATGCCTTACTTAATAAGGAGAAGCAAATTAGAGCTGACGAGAAGGCATATCGTGTTAACCTGAATAACTACCATTCCAA CATGGTTGAGTCCTTGAAGAAATGGAAGAAGAGATGGCTAAGTTCTGATGATCCAGAAATAATGTTCAG GGATAATAACCTTGCTAAACACAAGCAAGGAGATACGCGACCAAAAGTTACCAGTAGTGAAATGCCCTTGAAGGTTGCACAGAGTAGTGATGTTTCGAAGTTTATGTCATATATTGAG ATCAGCAGAACACAGCACAACCTTGTTAAGAGCATGAAGCAGTCTGGTGATGGCATTAAAACCAAGCATCTTACTCGTGTAATTGGTAACCTTGATAAATTCCATGTAAAACCATATGGAACATTAATAGATGATGAACAGAGGAGACTGCGTGAACATTG GTTGAACATATCCTGCAATGATATACCTGCTGCTTTCGAGGTCCTTAAGAACAATAGGGTGACAACAGAGAAACTGAGAAATTTACTTGGTCTTGAGCTAGGCGAAAAGAATGTATCTATCATGAGAAAG GATGCTCTGGTAGAACAGTTGTCTGAAGATATGTTGCAAGGTGGTAATGATCATTGCCCATCTCGTCAAGATTGTGATGATGATGAAACCAAGCATATTGAAACATCTGCTGACCATCATGATAGTCAGGGTAGGGAGAACTCTGATTTGCAAGCCCAAGATTACAAGGGCACCAGCTGTGCAGATAGAAGCATTTCATTCTGTGCCAGCAACGTAGAGGAGCAGAATGAAGATTTCGTGAATACAAAATTCAGTAATGATGGTCCAGATGTTCAAGCTGAAGATTTCAAAGAAATAAGCTATACAGATACAACTATTATTGATCATAGCCCAGAGAGACGGCAGATCAAGACTACCTGTTATACAACCGCTCCCATTGACACTCGTGAGAGCCAAAATACACAAGCTCAAAGTCTTGAGGGCATTACTTACACAGGGCCATCAATGCATGCTCATGAGCAAAATCAGGGCCTGAAAGGCACCAGATACAAAATTATGATAGACAAAGGCCATAGTGCAAATGATATTTCTTTAGTAAACAGTTATCCAGAGATGAATGATGTAACTATGGATTCGAAAGAGGTTGAGAATACTACAGTGATACCATCAAACAGTTCCACATTGCTTTCCAACACCTCAGGGGGACAAATTCCTGTGGAAGAACATCTAAATGGTCAAGCAGCAAAAGGTGTTAAAGATTTATGGGAGTTGCCTGAACCTGATGATTCCTATTACCTTCCACTGGAGAATAGTAGCGTGTATAATGGTTCAGGTGGCTTACAGATTGGGCATAGACATCTCCCTGCTGGACAACAGGGTTCTGTAGTTTGCATGGAGAATGGTATTTTAAGTCAGCAGCAGTCACAAGTCACCATTGCGGCTGCCTTCCCAATGGACAATCCAGCGTCATTTATGCAACCTTGTTCAAACCGGCAAAGCAATGGTCAGGTCCAGACAGTAGCAAATGACATTGGAATGCTTCCTTACTCCCTTGAACATACAGATTGCATTGGGCAGTCAACTGATTTGCATTCTTTGGACAACAACCGATTCTCTCAGCCCACTCACTTTCCCAGTCCCTTGCAGGAGCAACAGTTGGTTGATCAGAGCAACAGTGTCCTTTATGATGAACTTCACAAGAATTTGTATTCTGATGTGAGTTTTCAAACTAAAGGAAACAATTCTATCCTTGAACAGCATTCTTTCGCTTCTTCTGGTTCTATGGATCATAGATATAACCGCTTCCCTCAGGAGCACCAGCCACATGATAATTGGCCTGCAATGGAGTCAAATAACTGCTTGCCCCAGGCCTTTCCAGTTGGAAGCAGCAACACAGATGGAAGCCTCTTCAGTGCTTTGGCCCAGTACAGACTACCGTCATCGTCGCTACACATGCAATCTGGTAGGTCCAGCCCTAGCCAGCTCCTTGAAATAAGGAACCAAGTTCCTATGTCTGGAAGTTTTGTTCCTAGAACTCAAGGCACAAATCTTCAAGCTCCTAGTATATATGGTTACACCCAGAATCTGCCCAGTAGTTCAAGCAGTCATGTAGCATCTGTAGGTTCTCTGAATAACATGCAGTGGACAAACCTGATACAACAGAATCCTGGAATGCCCAACTTAACGAACAGGCAATTTCGAGGTCCCTGGACCAGATAA
- the LOC4343162 gene encoding uncharacterized protein isoform X1 — protein MTCRMAAGKQKKRIIRSTNSDQNRTWKKSKVESSNCHISLKSQIALKWDDYQKRVVPQKEQVGILWSDLAPFIDSRQKHDSGLADVTYIPPETFSLENLRSVLSYKVWDTCLTEADRKFLIQFLPTEIDAEENVHLLLKGQNYHFGNPSLSWSSSLCYGDTHPDALLNKEKQIRADEKAYRVNLNNYHSNMVESLKKWKKRWLSSDDPEIMFRDNNLAKHKQGDTRPKVTSSEMPLKVAQSSDVSKFMSYIEISRTQHNLVKSMKQSGDGIKTKHLTRVIGNLDKFHVKPYGTLIDDEQRRLREHWLNISCNDIPAAFEVLKNNRVTTEKLRNLLGLELGEKNVSIMRKADQLAGITKELGQHGACENDGSTDLQDALVEQLSEDMLQGGNDHCPSRQDCDDDETKHIETSADHHDSQGRENSDLQAQDYKGTSCADRSISFCASNVEEQNEDFVNTKFSNDGPDVQAEDFKEISYTDTTIIDHSPERRQIKTTCYTTAPIDTRESQNTQAQSLEGITYTGPSMHAHEQNQGLKGTRYKIMIDKGHSANDISLVNSYPEMNDVTMDSKEVENTTVIPSNSSTLLSNTSGGQIPVEEHLNGQAAKGVKDLWELPEPDDSYYLPLENSSVYNGSGGLQIGHRHLPAGQQGSVVCMENGILSQQQSQVTIAAAFPMDNPASFMQPCSNRQSNGQVQTVANDIGMLPYSLEHTDCIGQSTDLHSLDNNRFSQPTHFPSPLQEQQLVDQSNSVLYDELHKNLYSDVSFQTKGNNSILEQHSFASSGSMDHRYNRFPQEHQPHDNWPAMESNNCLPQAFPVGSSNTDGSLFSALAQYRLPSSSLHMQSGRSSPSQLLEIRNQVPMSGSFVPRTQGTNLQAPSIYGYTQNLPSSSSSHVASVGSLNNMQWTNLIQQNPGMPNLTNRQFRGPWTR, from the exons ATGACCTGCAGAATGGCAGCAGGCAAGCAAAAGAAACGTATAATAAGGTCTACTAACTCAGATCAAAACAGGACATGGAAGAAGTCAAAAGTTGAGTCTTCTAATTGCCATATAAGTTTGAAGTCTCAAATTGCTCTTAAATGGGATGACTATCAAAAGAGAGTGGTTCCCCAAAAGGAACAAGTTGGGATTTTGTGGTCAGACTTGGCACCATTCATAGATTCCAGACAGAAGCATGATTCAGGGCTGGCTGATGTTACATATATTCCTCCAGAGACATTTTCCTTGGAGAACTTGAGAAGTGTGCTGTCCTATAAG GTTTGGGATACATGTCTGACAGAAGCTGACAGAAAGTTTCTCATACAGTTTCTTCCAACTGAGATTGATGCAGAAGAAAATGTTCATTTATTGCTTAAAGGCCAAAATTATCACTTTGGAAATCCTTCCCTCAGCTG GTCCTCCTCTCTTTGCTATGGTGATACTCACCCAGATGCCTTACTTAATAAGGAGAAGCAAATTAGAGCTGACGAGAAGGCATATCGTGTTAACCTGAATAACTACCATTCCAA CATGGTTGAGTCCTTGAAGAAATGGAAGAAGAGATGGCTAAGTTCTGATGATCCAGAAATAATGTTCAG GGATAATAACCTTGCTAAACACAAGCAAGGAGATACGCGACCAAAAGTTACCAGTAGTGAAATGCCCTTGAAGGTTGCACAGAGTAGTGATGTTTCGAAGTTTATGTCATATATTGAG ATCAGCAGAACACAGCACAACCTTGTTAAGAGCATGAAGCAGTCTGGTGATGGCATTAAAACCAAGCATCTTACTCGTGTAATTGGTAACCTTGATAAATTCCATGTAAAACCATATGGAACATTAATAGATGATGAACAGAGGAGACTGCGTGAACATTG GTTGAACATATCCTGCAATGATATACCTGCTGCTTTCGAGGTCCTTAAGAACAATAGGGTGACAACAGAGAAACTGAGAAATTTACTTGGTCTTGAGCTAGGCGAAAAGAATGTATCTATCATGAGAAAG GCAGACCAGTTAGCAGGCATAACAAAAGAGCTTGGTCAACATGGTGCCTGCGAAAATGACGGCAGCACTGATTTGCAGGATGCTCTGGTAGAACAGTTGTCTGAAGATATGTTGCAAGGTGGTAATGATCATTGCCCATCTCGTCAAGATTGTGATGATGATGAAACCAAGCATATTGAAACATCTGCTGACCATCATGATAGTCAGGGTAGGGAGAACTCTGATTTGCAAGCCCAAGATTACAAGGGCACCAGCTGTGCAGATAGAAGCATTTCATTCTGTGCCAGCAACGTAGAGGAGCAGAATGAAGATTTCGTGAATACAAAATTCAGTAATGATGGTCCAGATGTTCAAGCTGAAGATTTCAAAGAAATAAGCTATACAGATACAACTATTATTGATCATAGCCCAGAGAGACGGCAGATCAAGACTACCTGTTATACAACCGCTCCCATTGACACTCGTGAGAGCCAAAATACACAAGCTCAAAGTCTTGAGGGCATTACTTACACAGGGCCATCAATGCATGCTCATGAGCAAAATCAGGGCCTGAAAGGCACCAGATACAAAATTATGATAGACAAAGGCCATAGTGCAAATGATATTTCTTTAGTAAACAGTTATCCAGAGATGAATGATGTAACTATGGATTCGAAAGAGGTTGAGAATACTACAGTGATACCATCAAACAGTTCCACATTGCTTTCCAACACCTCAGGGGGACAAATTCCTGTGGAAGAACATCTAAATGGTCAAGCAGCAAAAGGTGTTAAAGATTTATGGGAGTTGCCTGAACCTGATGATTCCTATTACCTTCCACTGGAGAATAGTAGCGTGTATAATGGTTCAGGTGGCTTACAGATTGGGCATAGACATCTCCCTGCTGGACAACAGGGTTCTGTAGTTTGCATGGAGAATGGTATTTTAAGTCAGCAGCAGTCACAAGTCACCATTGCGGCTGCCTTCCCAATGGACAATCCAGCGTCATTTATGCAACCTTGTTCAAACCGGCAAAGCAATGGTCAGGTCCAGACAGTAGCAAATGACATTGGAATGCTTCCTTACTCCCTTGAACATACAGATTGCATTGGGCAGTCAACTGATTTGCATTCTTTGGACAACAACCGATTCTCTCAGCCCACTCACTTTCCCAGTCCCTTGCAGGAGCAACAGTTGGTTGATCAGAGCAACAGTGTCCTTTATGATGAACTTCACAAGAATTTGTATTCTGATGTGAGTTTTCAAACTAAAGGAAACAATTCTATCCTTGAACAGCATTCTTTCGCTTCTTCTGGTTCTATGGATCATAGATATAACCGCTTCCCTCAGGAGCACCAGCCACATGATAATTGGCCTGCAATGGAGTCAAATAACTGCTTGCCCCAGGCCTTTCCAGTTGGAAGCAGCAACACAGATGGAAGCCTCTTCAGTGCTTTGGCCCAGTACAGACTACCGTCATCGTCGCTACACATGCAATCTGGTAGGTCCAGCCCTAGCCAGCTCCTTGAAATAAGGAACCAAGTTCCTATGTCTGGAAGTTTTGTTCCTAGAACTCAAGGCACAAATCTTCAAGCTCCTAGTATATATGGTTACACCCAGAATCTGCCCAGTAGTTCAAGCAGTCATGTAGCATCTGTAGGTTCTCTGAATAACATGCAGTGGACAAACCTGATACAACAGAATCCTGGAATGCCCAACTTAACGAACAGGCAATTTCGAGGTCCCTGGACCAGATAA